Genomic DNA from Desulfonema ishimotonii:
AGGCCCTGACTTCCGCATTTCCCGGTCCATAAAAAAAGCATGTGGGGGATATGGAAATCGCCCCACATGCTTCATCATTCAATCCCCTCACCCGGTCTTGCCTCCGGGCGAATTGCAGCAGATGGGGAACGCTCCGGTTCTATCCCTTTTCATGGCACTCAGCGCACATGACAGGACCGGCCTTCTGTTCCTCATGGCATCCCTTGCAGTTGAGATGATAGGCCCGCATCAGGTCCATCTTGTCTTTTCCGCCGGCCATATGGCATTCCGAGCATTCTCTGTCTTCGGAAGATTCGTCTTCGAGCTTCACGCCCTCTTCATCGTACACATGATGGCACTCGGTGCAGTCATCAATTCCGGCCTTTTCATTGTGTTCATCGTGCATAAAGGCCACTTTGTCCCGCATTCTTACGCCGAAGGCACTGTCTCTCACCGACTCGACATCTTCCTGGGAATAGACGGACATGGCGGCAAATGCAGAGACAATAAACGCGGCTGCAACAGAAATCACCAGCATCTTCTTATTCATAAGGATCTTTCTCCTTTCAGATCTCCGAACAATCATAACATTCCGCAACCATCCGAAAAAGCCGTTTTATTCAGGCTTTTCCATCACTTCATAGATGATGTCGCAGAGGAATTTGAGTTCCATGTCCAGCTTATAGTGATCGATAATGTCCTCAAGTCCGCCGTGGCAGTTATGACACGGGGCGATAACGACCTCGGCCCCCTTTTCCTTGGCCGCCATCAGCTGCTCGGCCTTGACCCGGTCACTGACCACCCGCTTATTTCTGAAGGGAGGGCCACAGTTGATGACACCGCCGCCGGCACAGCAGCAGTAGTTGTGCTCCCGGTTGGGCGTCATTTCGATGAAATTCGAGCAGATTTTGTTGACCGTATAGCGGGACATCTCATGGAGTCCTCTGCCCCGGATGACGTTGCAGGGATCGTGAAGGGTCACCCCCTTGGAATACTTCTCAGGAATCTTGATCTTGCCGGCCTTGAACAGCTCATAATAGAACTCAAGGGCATGGACCATGCGGACCGGGGGCATTTTCCAGCCCAGCTGCCGGTTGCCCATGTCGTACACAGAGCGGAAGGCGTGGCCGCACTCGCCCATGACGATCTTTTTCACCTTGAGGCGCTCGGCCGCCTCGAAGTGTTCCTTCTTCAGCCGCCCCATCAGCTCATTATCGCCGGTGTACATGGCCATGTCGCTGTTGTCCCATCCCGGCATGGACGGCATTGTCCAGTCCAGACCTGCGGCGTTCATGATGACCGCCACCTCGTAGATCAGCTGGGCACGGAATTTCGGCTCCGGCCCGATGACCGAGTACATGATCTCCGCCCCTTCCTTGTCCAGGGGAATCCGCAGGTTCTCGATCTCTTCCGCCGCCTCTTCCTCCTGCCAGAACAGGGTATCAATCCACTCTTCCTCCTTGACCCACATCTGGTTCATGGTGGCGGCGTGGCTGTGGGCCGTATCCTGGATATACTGCGGGATGACGCCCAGCTTATGACAGATCCGCCGCACGACCAGCATCAGGTAGGCGACGTCAATGCCGAAGGGACAGTACATGGCACAGCGCTTACACAGGTTACACTCGGTGTAGGCGATCTCAGCGGCCCGGCGGATAAACTCCGGGCTGACCTTCCCCTTTTTGTCCAGAATCTCCCAGATGGTCTGCTTGACCTTGCCTGCCGGAGAGTAGATCGGGTTCTTATCGTTGGACATGTAGTAATGGCAGCCTTCGCTGCACAGCCCGCAGTGAACGCAGGTATCCACATAAACCTTGAGCTTGGCACCGGTCTCATTCTCCAGCACCTCGTTAATGACCTTTTCGATCTTTTCGGGCGTCAGCTTGGCCATACCCGTGTCCAGCCCGATGTCCCTGGTTTCCGTTTTGAGTAAAGGTTCACCCATTATATTTGCTCCCTGATCAGAAAATTGTTTTTAAAACTGAAAGCGATGAAATCGCTAACATTTTCAAGCCTTTTATTAATCCTACCAGTCTCTGGCGTGTCTGACAGCACCGAATTCGGAGCCGATATACCCTCTTGTGAAGATCGCATAAAGCATGTGACTCAGCCGGGTGAACGGAATGGCGGCCAGCATGATTTCGCCGGACAGCATGTGGAGGATAAACATCAGGTTGTACCCGAACAACTGGTGATAGGCCCAGAAGCCTGTTGCAAAGGGGGCCACGACCATCAGTAGCAGCCAGTAATCAGAAGATGAGGTGAGAAACTTTACCTCGGCCTTTGTCTTCCGGCGATACAGAAAGTAGCCACAGGAGAAGATAACGATCAGCGCCATGATGTCGGTCACGCCGTCCGGCAGATACCACCAGCTGATGTCAAAGGCCTCTTTCACCAGCAAAACATGGGCACACAAAAAGATCGGGGCGATGACGAGACAGATGTGAAAGGCAAAGGTGACAACCGTCATCACCGGATTTTTCCGCCAGTTCACCGTTGCAAAGGGGGTAATCCAGCGCAGAATCGAGCGAAGCGCGTAATAGCCGTCCCAGTACTCGTATACGGCAGTATCCTTTTTTTTGGCCAGTTTCATCATCGAAACGATTTTATAAATACTTCCACCGAAAAATATAATAAAGGCGAGCCACGCCAGTGGACCGCTGACGAAATTGTACAGAGTATGCATACGATTCCCCTCCTTGAATTATCCAATAAGCTGGTTCAGTGGCAGGACTTCACGGACATATTTTTCCTGACCGGCACTGATTTCAACGCCTCTGATCAGCATCTTTTCGCCGTCCGGGCTGAAGACCGGGTTCCACAACGCCGCATAGGTACTCTTGATCGGCTTTCCGTTAATAACAACCGTATACCGCCCGTCTTTCTTGACCTTGACCGCAACATTCCGGCCATCGGGGCTGAAGACCGGCTTCCAGATGGTGTCATACTGCCCGTCCCAGACCGTGTCATCCACGGCAACGGTCCACATGTCGTTGCTCTTGCCCAGGCAGGCGACCCGTGTGCCGTCCGGGCTGAAGACCAGGTCAGACACCATATCGCCGAACATGGATTTCCAGGGCGTACCGTTCACCGCCACAGTCCACTGTCCGAATTTCGGGGCCACGATGGCGCCGATATTTCTGCCGTCGGCACTGTAGGAATGGTGCCAGAGCTGAACAAATTTTCCGTTCCAGATATCCTGCCCGTCCTTTGCCAGAGTCCATCCGGTTTTGAGCTTAACGGGCGCGGTCACTGAACCGTCCACAGGGGAAAAACCGGGTTTCCAGACCATGGAGTACATCTGATTCCACAATTCGCCGTTGACCACAATGGTGTAATCATACAGCGTTGTGCGGACCTGGGTGGCCACAGTCTTATTGTCCGGGCCGAAGACCGGATCCCAGACGTTGACAAAGTTTCTATCCCAGGGCTTTCCGTCCACAGCGACCGTATAACACCCCTTCTGAAAGGTGATGATATCCCCCTCGTTGAAGGTCACCGTCTGAACAACGGCAGCAGAGCTGAGTCCGTTGGGGCTGGCCGTGAAGTTGGCCATGTACGGATACCCCTGTTCCCAGGGGACGTCATTGATCACGCCGACATACTGATCATCCGCCTTGGCGTTCAGTGCGATATTTTTGCCATCCCGGCTGAAATAAGGATTCCATACGAAATCAAATCTGCTTTCCCAGGTCTCTCCGTTAACGGCAACCGTCCACTCTGCCGTATCCGACACCAGGGCAGTGAGGCGATTGTCAGGCGTATACCGGAGAGTCCACGCCTTGTCAAAACCACTTTCCCACGCCGTTCCGTTCTCACAAACGCTGAACTCCATATCCTCTGTCTTGATGATGGCAGCGATTTTCTCTCCGTCAGGACTGACATACGGCTCTTCGACATATCCGAACTTACCCTTCCACTGGGTAATATCCGCTATCTGTTTTTTGCCGCTAATCCAGTCCCAGCTACTTGAATCATGCATCTCCCTTTCTCCTTTTTAATGTTCCATCAACTAGTTTGCCCTGTATATCCCATAGCCCCTTACCGTTGCCGGTAATTCAAAAAAATGCCCTTTTTTAGAAAGTGATAGGTATATTGGATATGCACCTTTTTGTAAAGGCTTATGTAGTCCGATATCTCATTTACATATGAATATTTCATGCTTTCACCGGATGAATATTGATGCTTCAGGCGTTCCGTCACCTTTCGGAAAGTCGCATACAGAAAGACCGTCTGCCGGTCTGATTTTCTGCCAGAGTCGGATTCAGATTCCCCCGAACCGGTCAGTAATACGCCGTGACATCCGATTTCTGGCGGTTTTGCCAGAAATCGCCTGACTGCGGCATCTTCTTCAGTGTGCAAATTTTCGGAAGTCTCCCCGCCCATCCGTTGCTGAGAGCGGGGCCTTTTCAGGCAGTCGCCGGGGCAGAGTAGTGGGATAAATATTGCTTGCGGGCATACGGTCAGCGGATTTCTCCGTGTCCGTGCGAAACGATTTGATTTATGTGTCCATAATTTGTAAAATATATTTCAGAGAGGTCAGATACACTGAACATCTTGCGGTTGCATGTCCGTTAGCCTGAAAATACAGTCCGGCTCTGAACAAAAATGACTTCCTCAGATGCAGACCTTATCCGCATCAGTTTTAATGACCGGATTGAAAATTTCAGGGAATTTATTTATGCCTGAGGACTTAGGGCGTCAGAAAAAAATAATATGCCCATAGCAGGTCGGGTCAGCGAAGCGTAAACAGGGATGTGTTAAAAAACAGACCAGGTATCCTATTTTGACATAATCCCTTATCATCCGTGGCACACGCTGACAGTGCATCAACCCGGAAAGGAGTCCCTCCTGTCCCGAAACAGCATTCAGACTCAGAGTCTGAACGCCTCCGGCACAATATCCGGGAGTTCAGATCTGAGAACAGGGGGGACGAATTTCCGGGCTGGTATAACAGGCGTTTGCCGTTCCCGATACAGGCCTCTTTCACACCATCAGCCCTGACAGGAAAGGAGATGCTGAAAAAATGGCACGAATTCTGATCATAGACGATGAACCCCAGATCCGAAATATGTTAAAACAGATGGTGGAGCGTGCGGGGTATGATGCTGAAATTGCCGAAAATGGCAGGGATGGCCTGAAGCTCAACGCCGAAAACCCCGCAGACCTGATCATCACCGACATTTTTATGCCGGAGAAGGAGGGCATTGAAACCATTATGGCACTGCGAAAGGATCATCCCGACACCAAAATTATCGCCATATCCGGCGGCGGCTGCAAGGGTCAGGTGAACTACCTGAAAGTTGCCAAAAGCCTCGGCGCCATGCGAACCCTCAACAAGCCCATCGAACGGCACAGGCTGCTGGAAACCATACAGGAACTGCTGGCCTGAACCGGGCTGTACATCCGCAGGGTCTGCTGTTTTCGCAGAAACCGGCAGCAAGGATATGCTGCCGGTGATCGCGGTGACAGTACCTGTCGCAGTCGCTACCCTGTGTTTCAGCGGCATCCGGTATCAGAAAACGTGCCGGAAAGGGAGATACAGAGGCCGTTAAAGCAGTTGAACGCTTTGCGGTTAAAAAAAGCGGGCCGGAGAGGGCGACCCGAATATACCTGCTTAAACCGGTAACGCAGCCTGAGATGCCGAACGCCCTTATCCTGCCCCACCCCGGTACGAATTCGGCAAATCCGCCCGCTGTCACCGCCTTTACCCCGAACGCCCTCCGGCACCGGTTCCGCCTCAGTATTCTGCTCATAAAGCGACTGCCCCGGATTCACTCCCCCCTGCCCTGCCTTTTTCCGGTGCGACACCGGAGCGCTGTTGCGCGAATCTCCTTGACACCCGGCAGGTTTGGGCGTAAAAAGTTCGTTTTAATTGTCGGACTGTTAAACCGTTTTTTTCTTCAACTGCGCTGAGGAGGGTGTAAACGGGGACAAATGACATGTGATAAAGGAAAGTATGGTATTTAAAGCCAAAAAACTGAAGCCCACCCGGATCTTTCAATGCGTGGTGGATCAGATACAGACGGCCATTCTGGACGGCACGCTCAGGCCGGGGGATGTGCTGCCTCCTGAAATGAAACTGAAAGAGATGTTCGATACCAGCCGGGGAACCATCCGGGAGGCCCTCCGGGTTCTGGAACAGAAAGGGCTGGTCAATATCAGGACCGGTGTGGGGGGCGGTGCCATTGTCAAGGCCCCGGACACCGACAAGGTTTCTGAAAGCCTCAGCCTCTTTGTGCAGACCCGGAGCGTTTCCCACCACCGGCTGGCCGAATTCCGCGAAGGCGTGGAGGGGATTGTCACCGCCCTCGCGGCAGATCGGGCGACAGAAAAAGACATCCGGCGCCTGCGAAAGATTCTGTCCCAGGCCCGGACGCTGCTGGAAAAGGACAGCACGGACTGGAAAAATTTCACCCGGCTCGACGTGCAGCTTCACATTGCCGTGGCAGAGATCGCTGACAACCCCGTATTCGTGGCCGCGCTCAAGATGGTGCATGACAATATCATGGGCTCCTGCGAGCGGTTTTCCATCTCATTCTCGGCAGAGAGCCTTGGGGAAAACTACCGGGATCTCTGCAATATCGTAGACGCCATTTCAGAGGGCGATGCCAGCCGGGCCAAGCGCCTGGCACGGGAACACGTCCGAAAATTCACCCAAATCATGAAAGCGGCCAGCCAGGGCAGATAACCCGCTGTCGTTTTCATGACAGCGCACTGAAAATGATACTGAGAACATCTCCGGCCTCCGAACCTGAATTCTGGAATGCAAATCTTTTTCACCAGTCTACTGTTGACTTTCTTATGGTATTTCCCTAAATATCTTCCGAACAGGTTTCAGGTGCTCGCAAGCTTAATAGGGAACCCCGTGAAAATCGGGGACGATCCCGTCGCTGTAAACGGGGACGAAGGCCGCAGAACGCCACTGCCCGACACCGGAGTGGGAAGGCGCGGCCCGCAGGATGATCCGTAAGTCAGAAGACCTGCCTGAATAGCCCGGCCTGCCCGTTAAGCACCGGCAGTGCTGTTTCTAAGGATAAAACAGGGATATTCCCGGACCGGACCGGTCCGGGATTTTTGTGCTTGAATTTTTTTTCTGAAAAAGCTAAAGCACTTCCAGTTTTAGCCATGAAGGCTATTTTCAGGTTGCAATGTAAGATCAAAATCAAAGCCATGAAGGTTTTCTGACTGCGGTGTTAGGGAATCCTATGGCTTTTTTTATTGGCCGGTTACGGAAAATTTGCCCTGAACGGGCCGAATTCCTCCGGGGAAGGAAGAGATGAAGATCCAGATTATTTTATGCTGCTGTGTGGCCCTGGCGTGCGGCCCGGGACGCGCCCATGCCGGGACGCCGCCGGCCGCGCTTCAGAAACAGGTGGAACAGAATATCGGGATGGCCCGGAAGTCCCAGGAAAAAGCCGACGCCTGGGGAGAAAAGCGGGCCGATATGCTCAGCCGGATTCGGGAGCAGAAGAATACGCAGCGGTGGCTGTCCCATCAGATCAGAAAATATACCGTCTACATGGAAAAACAGGAGGCGGTCATGGCCGAACTGGCGCGCCGGAAGGCCGAATCCGAAAAGATCAGGATGAACCTGGAACCCTTTCTGGACGAGCTGTCGGCCCGGCTGGCGGCCTTCATACAGGAAGACCTTCCCTTCCTGCCGGAGGAGCGGGCCGAACGGCTCCGTGCCCTGAACGCGGTTCTGGACAATTACCACATGAGCCTCGCCGACAAGGCCCGGCGGGTGTTCGAAGCCCTTCAGGTGGAAGCCAGTTACGGGACCAATGTGGAACAGACCGAGGGGGTGATCCGCGTAAACGGCAACACCATTCAGGTCAGCCTGTTCCGGCTGGGCCGGGTGGCCCTTTTCTATCAGACGCCCGATGGTCATCAGAGCGGCTGGTTCAACCGGGAATCCGGTCAATGGGAGCCCCTTCCGGGGCGATACGGCCAGGAGATTGCGCGGGCTATGGAAATTGCGGAGAAAAAACGGACGCCGGTGCTGCTGAATCTGCCGGTGGGGAGTGCCCAATGATGAGACGAATTGTTACAGTGCTGACCCTGCTCGGTATGGCGGTCTCACCGGCGGCCGGCGACGACTGGTCCCAGGCCGTGGCCCAGGTCCAATCGGAAATCCGGCAGACCCGGTCCGATGCAGCCGCCACAGACAGCATTATTGCCGGGGAGCGGTCCCGGCTGACGGGCGAGCTGTCAGCCCTCAATGCGGATGTGGCGAAACAGGAAGAGACCCTCAGCCACCTGAAGGAGAAGTTCGACGCGCTGCTGAAGTCCGAGGAAACGCTTCGGGGGGAAATCGCCGCCGGCGAGGGGGAAGCCCGGGCCCTGGCGGAAATTCTGAGAACAGCCGGGAAAGACGCCGAGACCATGCTGTCGGGCAGCCCTGTCACACCGGAACACCCCGCCCGTCAGGCCCTGCTCGGACCGCTGCTGGAACCGGACCGCTTTCCGGGCATGGCGGACATTCGGAATCTCGCGGAAGTGTTGTTCAGCGAGACAGAGGCCGGTGGGCAGGTGCTGCGGCGGACCGGTCCCTTTGTGGACGATCAGGGCAACGAAACCGAAGGCGAGATCCTCAGAGTCGGGAAATTCACCACATTTTACCGGCACGGCGATGCCGTCGGCTATCTCCGGTTTGACCCGGCCTCACATAAACTGGTGGAAATTCCGGGCGATCCGCCCTGGTCGGTGCGGCGGGCCATCCGGAAATATTTTTCAGGCGAGGCGGATCATCTGCCCGTTGATCTGTCCGGCGGCGTGATCGTGGAACAGGTCAACCGAAACGACAATATCGGGGAATGGCTGCGGGCCGGCGGACTTCTGGTCTGGCCCATCATCGTCATCGGCCTGATTGCCGTGCTGCTCTCCCTGGAAAGACTCTGGTCCCTGGGCCGCATTCCCACTCAGACCGACAACTTCATGGACCGGCTGCGCAAGCTGGTCTCCGAAGGCGACCTGACGACAGGCCGCGAACTCTGCGAGAAAAAAAGCCGGATTCCCACCTGCAACGTTCTCAGGGCCGGACTGGAATTTGCCGACAGCGCCAAAGAGGTGATGGAAAACGCCCTGGAAGAGGCGATTCTGGTTGAAATGCCCCGGCTGGAGCGCTTTCTCTCCACCCTCAGCGTACTGGCGGCAGTGGCCCCGCTGCTGGGGCTGCTGGGAACCGTCACCGGCATGATCCACACCTTTCAGGGCATTACCGTCTTCGGCACCAGCGACCCCCGGATGATGTCCGGCGGCATTTCGGAGGCCCTGGTAACCACCCAGCTCGGCCTGGCCGTTGCCATCCCCATCACCATAATTCACCACTTTTTCGACCGGCGCGTGGAAAAAATCATCGGGGATATGGAGGAAAAGGGGACTGCGCTGGTCACGGTGCTGATCAGAAGAGCGGACGGTGTGTAATGGGGTTTCCCGACTATCTGGCCGACACCCTGGAATACCTGAACCAGGGGGGCTGTGTGCTCTATCCCCTGATCGCTGTCTCCGTGTGGATGTGGTATCTCATCATCAGGAAACTGGTGCTGCTCTCCTACTGGGGGAGGCAGCGTCCGGGAAAAAAGAAAACCGGGCAGACCACAGAGGCCCGGGCGGTGCTGGCGGAGTTCCGGGAAAACCGGACCGCCGACCCCGAATGGGACCGGCGTCTGCTTCAGTCCCTGGTCCGGCGGCGGCAGAACGAGCTGGAAAAACACATTCAGACCATCTTTGTGCTGGCGGCAGTGGCCCCGCTGCTGGGGCTGCTGGGGACCGTCACCGGCATGATCTCCACCTTCGAGGCCATTTCCCGGTTCGGCACGGCCAACGCCCGCGCCCTGGCCTCCGGCATCTCCGAGGCCCTCATCACCACACAGGCCGGGCTGATCGTGGCGGTTCCGGGGCTTTTCATGGGGCATTACATCCGAAGACGTGCGGACAATATCCGAATGCGGATGGACCGCTTTTTTCTGAATGCGGGCAACCGGCTGTAAGGGAAGGAGAATATCGTGAACCGAGTGAGAATCAGTCGTCAGCGGCGCTCAAAGGGCGCGGAAATCAACATGGCCCCGCTGCTCGACATGGTGTTTATACTGCTGATCTTTTTTATTGTCACCACCAGCTTTGTCAAGGAGAGCGGAGTGGAGATCCAGCGTCCGACCGCCAAGAGCGCCATGCCCAGAGAAAAAGTTCACCTGATGGTGGAAGTTACCCAGACGGGTGACCTGTTTATTGAGGGAAAATCGATTGATATCCGTTCGCTTCGGGCGCGCATGAAGCGGTTTATCGTGGAGACGCCGGGCGGGTCGGTGGTCATCGTGGCCGACCGGCAGAGCAGTACCGGAACCGTCATCCGGGTGCTGGACGAGAGCCGGCTGGCCGGTGTTGAAAATATCAGCGTATCCGCAAGGAAACCGGAATGATGAATTTACAAACCATCAGCAGCCGCAGTCTTTTTCTTATAGTCGCCCTGTCGGTCAATATTCTGATTTTCATTGGAATTCCCCAGCTCTCCGGGCGACAGGCCCATCAGCGGACCGGGGAACGGTTTGACCCCGTATTTCTGTCAGATTTCCGCCCGCCCCCTCCCCCGCCCCCCCGGCAGCAGATTCGGAAATCCGAACCCCGGACAGTGAAGCCGAAACAGATCCCCAAAGTGTCAGTTAAACCGAAACAGGTGACATCCCACCGACCCCGGATGCAGCTGGAAACGCCTCAGGTCCGGTTCGAGATCAACCCTTTGCTTAAAACCGGTCTGGCCATTGCCCCCCGCCTGTTGAACCGGCCCCGGAAAAGGTGGTGGAAGCCCCGCCCTCGCCCCTGGAGTCGATTCCGTCGGAATTCGGCGTCGGGGATGTGGATCAGGTGCCGGAAATCGTTAAAAAGGTGGAACCGATGTACCCCTACCGGGCCAGACGGCGCAATATCCACGGCGAAGTCGTGGTCAGATTTCTGGTCAGCGCCGCCGGGCATGTGGAGCGGCCCAGCATTGTCGAGGCCCGGCCCGGGGGCGTTTTTGAGAAAAGCGTATTGCAGGCGGTCCGGCGGTGGCGTTTCAAGCCCGGCTATTTCAAAGGCAAACCGGTTCCCACATGGGTGGTGCTGCCCATACGGTTCAACCTGAACGGATGAGCAACATGTACAGAATCACACGGATACTGCTGGCACTGCTCTGGCTGGCGACCCCTGCGCCCCTGTATGCGGGCAGGCCCGCTGAAAAACAGCAAATGACACGCAATGAACAGCAGGCCCTTTACGCCGCCCAGGAGGCCATGAAAAAGGAGGACTTCGGCACGGCGCGACAGGTGTTGCAAAACCACCTGCGCAATCATCCGAATGAGGCAGGCCCCCTGTTCTATTATGCCCTGGGCAATGCCTGGTATATGGGCGGAAAAGCGAAACCGGCCTACGATGCCTATAAAAAGGGATTTCAGATTGACCCGACCTCCTGCGCCCTCTGTCTCAACCTGGGCAGGGTGGCCTATGAGCTGGAAAAATACCAGACCGCCGGCGGGCTGTTTGAGAAAGCACACCGGCTGGGGAAGGGGCAGAAAAATCCCGACCTGCTGTATCAGGCCGGCGTGGCCTATTACCAGGGAAAATCGCTGAAAAACGCAAAGCGCGTTTTGAAGCGACTGGTGAGCGGGAAACGCCGGCCGGACAAATCCTGCCTGCAACTGCTGATCCAGGTTCATCTGGATCTGAAAGAGTGGAAAAGCGCTGAAAAAATCGTCCGGGATTTTCTGAAGCAGGAACAGGAGAATACGGAATACTGGCAGCTTCTGGCCCAGATTCGGATGCGGCGCGAGGATTACAGGGGCGCGGCCAGTGCCCTGGAGATTATTTACAGCCTCCGAAAGCCGACATCAAAAGAGCTGGAGGAACTGGCCAACCTCTATTTTTATCTGAACGTCCCCCTCAAAGCGGTCCGCACCCTGGAACGGGCCTATGGCCCGGCCCCGAAACCCGCACACTGTGAAAAGCTCGCCCGCGCGGCCGTTCAGGCCCAGCAGCCGGACAGGGCCATCCGCTATCTCAATATGGCCATCGGCCAGACCCCCGCCTCCAAGTATCATCTGGAAAAAGGCCGGATTTACTACGAGCAGGGCCGGTGGAATGAGGCCACCACAAGCCTGAGAATCTGTGTCCGCCAAAACCCGAAGCAGGCCGCAGCCCAGATTCTGCTGGGGTATTGCCTCATGGAAAAAGGGGCCTGGGCCGAGGCGCGCACGGTCTTTCTGGCGGCTGAAAAAGATCAGAAGTACCGGAAAGA
This window encodes:
- the tmcA gene encoding acidic tetraheme cytochrome c3 TmcA, which translates into the protein MNKKMLVISVAAAFIVSAFAAMSVYSQEDVESVRDSAFGVRMRDKVAFMHDEHNEKAGIDDCTECHHVYDEEGVKLEDESSEDRECSECHMAGGKDKMDLMRAYHLNCKGCHEEQKAGPVMCAECHEKG
- the tmcB gene encoding electron transfer complex ferredoxin TmcB; translation: MGEPLLKTETRDIGLDTGMAKLTPEKIEKVINEVLENETGAKLKVYVDTCVHCGLCSEGCHYYMSNDKNPIYSPAGKVKQTIWEILDKKGKVSPEFIRRAAEIAYTECNLCKRCAMYCPFGIDVAYLMLVVRRICHKLGVIPQYIQDTAHSHAATMNQMWVKEEEWIDTLFWQEEEAAEEIENLRIPLDKEGAEIMYSVIGPEPKFRAQLIYEVAVIMNAAGLDWTMPSMPGWDNSDMAMYTGDNELMGRLKKEHFEAAERLKVKKIVMGECGHAFRSVYDMGNRQLGWKMPPVRMVHALEFYYELFKAGKIKIPEKYSKGVTLHDPCNVIRGRGLHEMSRYTVNKICSNFIEMTPNREHNYCCCAGGGVINCGPPFRNKRVVSDRVKAEQLMAAKEKGAEVVIAPCHNCHGGLEDIIDHYKLDMELKFLCDIIYEVMEKPE
- the tmcC gene encoding TmcC family electron transfer complex membrane anchor subunit; this encodes MHTLYNFVSGPLAWLAFIIFFGGSIYKIVSMMKLAKKKDTAVYEYWDGYYALRSILRWITPFATVNWRKNPVMTVVTFAFHICLVIAPIFLCAHVLLVKEAFDISWWYLPDGVTDIMALIVIFSCGYFLYRRKTKAEVKFLTSSSDYWLLLMVVAPFATGFWAYHQLFGYNLMFILHMLSGEIMLAAIPFTRLSHMLYAIFTRGYIGSEFGAVRHARDW
- the tmcD gene encoding electron transfer complex subunit TmcD — protein: MHDSSSWDWISGKKQIADITQWKGKFGYVEEPYVSPDGEKIAAIIKTEDMEFSVCENGTAWESGFDKAWTLRYTPDNRLTALVSDTAEWTVAVNGETWESRFDFVWNPYFSRDGKNIALNAKADDQYVGVINDVPWEQGYPYMANFTASPNGLSSAAVVQTVTFNEGDIITFQKGCYTVAVDGKPWDRNFVNVWDPVFGPDNKTVATQVRTTLYDYTIVVNGELWNQMYSMVWKPGFSPVDGSVTAPVKLKTGWTLAKDGQDIWNGKFVQLWHHSYSADGRNIGAIVAPKFGQWTVAVNGTPWKSMFGDMVSDLVFSPDGTRVACLGKSNDMWTVAVDDTVWDGQYDTIWKPVFSPDGRNVAVKVKKDGRYTVVINGKPIKSTYAALWNPVFSPDGEKMLIRGVEISAGQEKYVREVLPLNQLIG
- a CDS encoding response regulator; translated protein: MARILIIDDEPQIRNMLKQMVERAGYDAEIAENGRDGLKLNAENPADLIITDIFMPEKEGIETIMALRKDHPDTKIIAISGGGCKGQVNYLKVAKSLGAMRTLNKPIERHRLLETIQELLA
- a CDS encoding FadR/GntR family transcriptional regulator; protein product: MVFKAKKLKPTRIFQCVVDQIQTAILDGTLRPGDVLPPEMKLKEMFDTSRGTIREALRVLEQKGLVNIRTGVGGGAIVKAPDTDKVSESLSLFVQTRSVSHHRLAEFREGVEGIVTALAADRATEKDIRRLRKILSQARTLLEKDSTDWKNFTRLDVQLHIAVAEIADNPVFVAALKMVHDNIMGSCERFSISFSAESLGENYRDLCNIVDAISEGDASRAKRLAREHVRKFTQIMKAASQGR
- a CDS encoding DUF3450 domain-containing protein — translated: MKIQIILCCCVALACGPGRAHAGTPPAALQKQVEQNIGMARKSQEKADAWGEKRADMLSRIREQKNTQRWLSHQIRKYTVYMEKQEAVMAELARRKAESEKIRMNLEPFLDELSARLAAFIQEDLPFLPEERAERLRALNAVLDNYHMSLADKARRVFEALQVEASYGTNVEQTEGVIRVNGNTIQVSLFRLGRVALFYQTPDGHQSGWFNRESGQWEPLPGRYGQEIARAMEIAEKKRTPVLLNLPVGSAQ
- a CDS encoding DUF3450 family protein: MMRRIVTVLTLLGMAVSPAAGDDWSQAVAQVQSEIRQTRSDAAATDSIIAGERSRLTGELSALNADVAKQEETLSHLKEKFDALLKSEETLRGEIAAGEGEARALAEILRTAGKDAETMLSGSPVTPEHPARQALLGPLLEPDRFPGMADIRNLAEVLFSETEAGGQVLRRTGPFVDDQGNETEGEILRVGKFTTFYRHGDAVGYLRFDPASHKLVEIPGDPPWSVRRAIRKYFSGEADHLPVDLSGGVIVEQVNRNDNIGEWLRAGGLLVWPIIVIGLIAVLLSLERLWSLGRIPTQTDNFMDRLRKLVSEGDLTTGRELCEKKSRIPTCNVLRAGLEFADSAKEVMENALEEAILVEMPRLERFLSTLSVLAAVAPLLGLLGTVTGMIHTFQGITVFGTSDPRMMSGGISEALVTTQLGLAVAIPITIIHHFFDRRVEKIIGDMEEKGTALVTVLIRRADGV
- a CDS encoding MotA/TolQ/ExbB proton channel family protein produces the protein MGFPDYLADTLEYLNQGGCVLYPLIAVSVWMWYLIIRKLVLLSYWGRQRPGKKKTGQTTEARAVLAEFRENRTADPEWDRRLLQSLVRRRQNELEKHIQTIFVLAAVAPLLGLLGTVTGMISTFEAISRFGTANARALASGISEALITTQAGLIVAVPGLFMGHYIRRRADNIRMRMDRFFLNAGNRL
- a CDS encoding ExbD/TolR family protein produces the protein MNRVRISRQRRSKGAEINMAPLLDMVFILLIFFIVTTSFVKESGVEIQRPTAKSAMPREKVHLMVEVTQTGDLFIEGKSIDIRSLRARMKRFIVETPGGSVVIVADRQSSTGTVIRVLDESRLAGVENISVSARKPE
- a CDS encoding energy transducer TonB; the encoded protein is MEAPPSPLESIPSEFGVGDVDQVPEIVKKVEPMYPYRARRRNIHGEVVVRFLVSAAGHVERPSIVEARPGGVFEKSVLQAVRRWRFKPGYFKGKPVPTWVVLPIRFNLNG